The Xenopus laevis strain J_2021 chromosome 7S, Xenopus_laevis_v10.1, whole genome shotgun sequence genome includes a window with the following:
- the LOC121396086 gene encoding coatomer subunit delta-like produces MRRKAKELQQARRDAERQGKKAPGFGGFGSSGGSSMSNNAVSLISETIIEPEKTKSAPVPSRPSGSGKALKLGAKGKEVDHFVDKLKSEGETIVTPSSGKRPSEVAKVLAPPVNMESVHLRVEEKISLTCSRDGGLQNMEVHGLIMLRVLDDKFGRIRVHIDNEDKKGVQLQTHPNVDKKRFTLDSVIGLKNPEKSFPVNSDVGVLKWRLQTTEESFIPLTINCWPSESGNGCDVNIEYELQEERLELNDVVITIPLPHNSMLGVALFLQIMLPTALKILRPL; encoded by the exons ATGAGACGTAAGGCCAAGGAGCTTCAGCAGGCCAGAAGGGATGCAGAGCGGCAGGGAAAGAAGGCCCCTGGATTTGGCGGATTTGGAAGTTCAGGTGGCTCCTCCATGTCTAACAATGCAGTGTCGCTGATTTCAGAGACTATTATTGAACCAGAGAAAACAAAGAGTGCTCCTGTTCCATCAAG GCCTTCTGGTTCTGGCAAAGCCCTGAAACTTGGAGCAAAAGGAAAGGAGGTGGATCATTTTGTGGACAAACTGAAATCTGAAGGAGAAACTATCGTCACCCCTTCATCTGGCAAGAGACCGTCAGAAGTGGCCAAAGTGCTTGCTCCCCCTGTGAACATGGAGAG TGTTCACTTAAGAGTTGAAGAAAAAATCTCCCTTACCTGCAGTCGTGATGGAGGCCTTCAGAATATGGAGGTCCATGGACTTATCATGCTCAGGGTGTTGGATGACAAGTTTGGCAGGATTCGTGTCCACATTGATAATGAAGATAAAAAAGGAGTACAGCTGCAG ACTCATCCTAATGTAGACAAAAAACGTTTCACTTTGGATTCGGTAATTGGGCTGAAAAACCCGGAAAAATCCTTCCCCGTGAATAGTGATGTGGGCGTCTTGAAGTGGAGACTACAGACCACAGAGGAGTCTTTTATTCCCCTCACCA TTAACTGTTGGCCATCAGAAAGTGGGAATGGCTGTGATGTTAACATAGAATATGAGCTTCAAGAAGAAAGGCTGGAGCTGAATGATGTTGTCATTACCATTCCTCTACC TCACAACAGCATGTTGGGAGTGGCGCTCTTTCTGCAGATAATGCTCCCAACCGCTCTGAAGATACTCCGGCCGCTCTGA